The window aattaaaATCTAAAACACATGATTTTCAAAGAGATTTTCAAGAACTAAAATTTCAACTAAGCATataaatcctatcaaatcaaccccgaacgacgccaaattttgcaaacaagttttaaatgccataacagacctattccaagtcccaaaattaaattctgagCTCAATAGATAAAAGTCAATCTATGGTCAAATGTTTTAActtaaaattgccaaatttttgcatatcaacacaaatcaacctacggacagTCAAAATCAATTTCGGACATACACCCAAattcaaaatcacgatacgaagctatggGAGTTATAAAAATGTAGTTCtaaggtcgttttcacaaaagtcaaagtttggtcaacgcttttaattttaaacttctaagtctagaatcaGGGGTCCAAATCAACCTGAAAGTTTCTCGGAATGAAACTAAataaccccgcaagtcataaagatATAAACACACAAGTGTGGAGAAATAAAAGGGGTAACGAGGTGCAATTACATAAAATAACCGATCAGGTCATTACACGCGCTGACTTTTGTGCCTTTAACCTTGTGAGGCGCCGTTTAAGGCGCAAGAATTTTGGTCGCCTAGCGCCCTCTGAGGCGCAAATGTTTTGCGGCCTTTCGTTGTAATTCCTCTTGTGCTCTACTTCGTTATTTTTTATGCCTCTTTGTCCAACTTTCTTTCCACTTCTTTTCCAAATGGTCCTACATACAAAATCAACTTAAGTAAGTGCAAACATAAAATGAATTTTCACTATTTACAAGCAAAACAAGTAACGCACGACATTATACCGTCTAagtaaactttacccatgaccaTAGTTGATAGCAATAATTAAGCTCTAACATATGCATTCAACACACACTTCCCATAACTTATGCCAAACAACAAAATATTATAAACTTAAAAGGCATGCATCATAGCAATCCTAGACTCAATGACACAATACATTCAAGGCTTGAATACTCAACCTAATAGAGatgtctaataacgttacctatccatCGTGAACTGTGTGCACAACAAAAGCAAGAGAGTAATCAGTCCACACATCCAAATCAAATGATCGAATATATTATAAGGACTCACTCATATGAAAGAAATCACTTATTCTCACAAAGAAGTCGCATACATGTAaatggtaccataggcttgcccaatATATAAACCTCTACCAATGTAGGGTCATTCCTAAAATTAAGTAAGACTTTTATTATAATTGTAACATGGACTAAGGGAGGGGCAGGATATATATAAGAAATAATGACTAATCCTCTTAAGTATTTTAAGACATCACATATTTAACTTTGAGCACAAATTTCTTCAACCCACTTTAAACATTACAAATAAGTCATCCAAAaacatttcctttttctttagcACTACTTTAACTTACActcactagcaagaacaagatggATTTATTCTTTAGCTAcatgtttttctcttttttttcaaattgatatatatatatatatatatatatatatatatatatatatatatatatatattctaactctttttttaaatataaatttgcCCTCCCTTCTAGCGATGTCGTCTTTAAGGTACAAGTGTAAATTTCTCCCGTCGATTGGTTCCACTCATAAGCTACCCTAAGTTTCCTCATTACTTCTTTCTAGTGCTTTCTTTTACAGttcaagtgctttaagaggtaaaagaatCAACACAATTCAATTAAAAacaaagggtataggcttgtaaagCGAGTGCCAAATGAAAGGTTTATAGTCTCAAAAGGGTTAACTGGGGATAATTTTATTTGTGAAAAGCAATAAAATTCAAAAAGTTCAAAGAAAGCCTAATACTATTTTTCCAACCGAACAACACCTAGGATTTTGCTTCAATACACATTCCAGGCAAGTTTTATACACAATTGCAAAATATGGACtatacaaaaatctcaccacatggcacatgactcactaaggagaATCACATTATGACACCGACTCTCAAATTAATCAAATATTTACAGAGTCAAGAAATATTAAGCATAAAGCAATTTAGCTAAGAAAACGAGCCATAGGCATCCTGAAATATGCTATCCAATTGTATCAAGGCATCATCAAATATTTAAGATAAGAAAAAGGTGAAACACTTGCCAAAGCCTAAGTATGCTACTTGTAATGACTCGATCGTTCGTTTTGTTTATTTGAGcatgttcccctatttgatatttttcctatgcttgtttgatattttgtgacttgcggggatggatGGTTTAGCTTTGAAaaggtttcggagtgaattgaggcacttagttttatttttagaagctttagttgtaagagttgaccaaagtttaaTGGTACTAATAGGTTCATATAgtgatttggacttgggcgtttgttcgaatttggaggttcctaggatgttttggctctatttgccaaaagttggcaatttaaaggtttggagtGTTCACAAGTTTTAtcagaagttgactttgatgatattgggttTGGATTGTTATTCTGAAACTTGGAATAGGTTAGTTTTGTTATTTGGATTTGCGTGTAAAGTTTGAGTGTaatccggattggttaggcttgaatcggatgtGTGATTTGAAGTTTGGAAGTTATTGTACTTAAGGGAAGGTTAACTTGTGTTTTGATcatcgattcttggttttgatattaaTTATGGTAAtttgagcctttggataggtTTGGGGGAGGtattaggactttttggtatgattggatggggtcctagGAAGCTCAAGTGTGTTTTGGATGGATTCCGGACCATTTTAGTATTGGTTGGTAGATTTAGTGCTGGTGCATTGCACACGCGGAGATGGTGTGAGCAGGTGCAAAGTCGCATATGCGAGCAGGGGGTTCGCAGATGCGAATAGGAGGTTGGTTGGGCAGTGGCCGCTTTTGCAAAGTTGGGTCACTTCTGCGAGGCCCGTTTCTGCGAGGGAAGTCCGCAGATACGGACATCGCATTTGTGAAGTGGTACCGCACTTGAGAGGTTTGGCCAGTTGTCAGAAGGCGACATATGTGCTGATTTGGATCGCACCTGCAGGCTCGCGGATGCAGAAATCGCTGGGCAGTCTTATATTTCGAGGGTTTAGctcatattttattatttaaagtttTGGAGCTCGGCTAGAGGCGAGCTTTAGAGGGATATTCACCATACTTTGGATGGTAAGTtatttctacttgattttgatattaGATCTTGTTTCCCCATGGATTTATACACTTGAAACATAAATTGAAAGAGGAAATTTGGCATTTGGGGCTAGATTTTAGAAggtgaataattgagttttgaacccTAATTTGGTGTCagttttggatgaaacttgtatatttagACTCGTATCCGAATGGGTAGTCAGGATTTGTAAGTTTAGTCGGGTTCCGGGAGGCGAgcgcgggttgactttttggttgaataTGTGTAATTGATTAAAGATGGAACCTTTATGCTCTATACTtgtttcctttggtattatttggcactatggcgtgttatttaactagattcgagccgtttggaggtcgattcgtatgggaaggcatttttggagtattgacttGGCTCGTTTAAGGTAAATATATTGCCTAGATTTGGCTCGAGGGACTAGTTTCTTGAATTATTGATATTAGCTACGTGCTAGGGGTGGCGTAAATGCGAGGGGTCaagcccatgtgcgtgcaccaGGTTTATCCATGTTCATAGTAGTCCTTAGGCTATACTATGCCATGTATTGGATATTGTGATTCTTGATATCATGTCTTTGATGTTTTTATGGTTATGTAACTCTGTGAATCATACTAGAGATCATGTGTAGGCTTGCCTTCCTGTTTGAACCTGATACTCGTTGTTGTATGGTGTAACCGCCTAATCTGAGCTGTAATCGCAcacttcgcacatgcatacaccttagcatgctaGTTATCAGCCTAGGAGTATGCAATTTGATATCCATTGATTGTatacatatattcttgtatatgtttTCTGTGTTATGGACTGGTTTGACAGCACATTAGTTGTCTGTGTGGGTTGAGCTAattgtggcacgtgagttgtccgtgcggtttttaTAGCATATGAGTTGTTCGGGCTGCGTGTGGATaaagatccatccccctagggtcattCGCTCATGTTTCTCCTTGATGACATACACACGGTTATGGAAAAACTTATCAGTGTTAGGCTTTAGTGTATCTTCTCTTTATGCAAATTCCTTGGATGTATAAATAATTTTTACGACATATATCCTCTATATGTTAGCTCTAGAATTGTATACATGGCCTCTTTGcacatatcttctctatgtgcCACTTAGTTGATAAAAGGATACTCattacatatcttctctatatgtttcTCTCTATGTGACTTGACTTGTCCATTTATTATATCTTTTCTATATGATGAACTATTATTCTGTTTGATGTtagtgcatatcttctctatgtgcaCTGTTGGCCTGATCTGCAATCATCCATAGATTCTAGTATTGTTACTGCATATTCGTatatatttatgagttgtacTGATTTATCATGTGAGTATCATTGATGATTCTTGCCGCTACCTCTTCGAGGTTATtcatgatacttattgagtacataggaccggttgtactcatactacactctgcacttaattgtgcagatccgggAGTTGGACCCAGCTGAGCCTCTTTTGgagattgttgttgttgctgtggaGACCGGAGTAGAGTTGCACCCTAATCACAGTCCTTGGTGtctccttctatcattttattactATATTTTATTCTAACAGTACTTTATATTATCAAATTTATATTCTtgtattagagctcatgacttgGTATTTCAAGTTCTCAGGATTATGTATTGTCGTAGTCTTTATCTATGGTTATTTGACTCTCATCATTATTTATTCTGTAATTGGTTATCATGTTTCGATATTGTGTtatgtttggcttgcctagcaagtagttcAGGTGCCATCCTGACTAGTGGTGGTTTTGGGCGGTGATAAGTTGGtgttagagccctaggttcatagattctatgggttatgagcaagtttagtagagtcttgtgtatCGATATatttgtacttatattcgagaggataCCAGACTGTTATTAAAACTTCTCTTTCATTCATTCTCTATTGTGTCGATTTGTTTATCCTGAAGTTTGAATTGTTTTCTCTTATATTCTCTCAAAGATGGGGAGGACACGTTCATTAAGTTCAGCTGAGTAGGTGTCAGTACCTCAAGCCATAGTCGTGAGAGGTCGGGGCTTAGGCAGAGGTAGGGATGGAATGCGTGTCCCAGCTATAGGTCCCGCTAGAGCAGCCACTGTGGAGCGACCAGTCTCTCCCGTGGAGAAGCAGGTTCCAAATTATGTTGAACCAGTAGGACCATCTCAAGTTCTGAAGGGACCCAATTCTACACTTGGTCTTTAGGAGACTTTTTCTCAGATTCTAAGTGTGTATTTGAGTTTGGATCAGATGGGTAATATTTAGTTTCACCAGCTACCTCGCAAGTTGGGGAGGAGTCCAAACTCTCGCTGCACGCATACTAGAGCAATTAGCTTAGGGTTACCATACAGTGGGGGTTTTGCCGGTGCAGCCATTCATTGCAAATCAGCCCGAGATTAGACTATCCTTGACTGTTGAGGAGTAGAAGAAGCTAGAGAGACTTTAGAGACTTCATCCTCCTTATTTCAGTGGAGAGCCTACTGAGGATACATATGGTTTTCTTGATCAGTGTTAGCGGATTCTACACACTTTGGTCCTAGTGGACTCAAATGGAGTTGACTTTACTACTTTTCACCTAACAAGGCCAGCTTAGAGATGATGGCAGACCTATGAGTTAAGTAGGCCAGTTGGCACAACACCACTCACATGGCCTCAGTTCTTAGTTCTTTTCTTAGACAAGTTCATCCCATAGACTTGTATAGATGAGTTGCCTAGTAAGTTTGAGCATCTATGCTAGGAGGGTATGATCATGACTTAGTAAAAGATGAGGTTCACGGAGCTAGGACATCATGAAGTGTTCTTAATCCTTGCTGAGGGGGAGAGGGTTAGGAGGTTCACTGAGGGCCTCTACTTTGGTATTTTGTATTGGATGGCCCAAGAGGCCGAGATTGATACTACTTTCCATCGGAGTGTTGAGATTTCCAGGCACTTGGAGAATATTCGCATACCGGGGGGGAGAGAGAAGCGGGATTCCAAGAGGGCCCGTGGTTCAAGTGGTTTTGATGGTGCCTCATTTGGAGGATAGGGACATCACATTAGCGGTCGTCCTTTCAGGCATGTTCAGTCAGCCCAGTAGGTTCATCATTGTTCTTCAatcagccatggttcatacaaaaCTCGCCAAGCCAGTCATCATTTAATGCATTGCCGGCGCAGAGTTCACATCGTGCCCTATTCGTTCAGGGTTTTTCGAGCAGGTATTTAGGTTCCTAGGGGCAGTCACAAAGCTAGTAGCTTCATGAGAAAATGGGTTGCTTTTGAGCGTGGAGACTTGGGTCATCTCAGGAGGGCCAGACTTCTAAGTAGTACATCGCATCAGGGAACCCAGTCCATGGTTCCACCACCAGCATCTATACCACCCGCACAACCATCTAAGGTGGGTCCTAGTCTATTTGAGGTTGTCCTAGAGAAGGAGGTCAGTCAGGTAGAGGATAGGCCCGTTGCTATATATTTCCAACCAGGCCAGAGGCATTTGCTTTAGACgacgtgattacatgtattgtttcaaCGTGCCATGGGGATgattcagtattatttgaccctcgtTCCACTTACTCTTATATATCATCATACTTTTCTCATTACTTGGATATGCCTCCTAGTTCCCTTGATATTTATGTTCATGTGCCTACATATGCTGGTGATTCTATTGTGGTAAATCATGTGTATCGTTCTTATATGGTTACTATTGGGGGGTATGAGACTAGGGTTAATATTctattgctcaatatggttgattttgaggtgattttgggtatggattggttatctctataTCATACTATTCTtaattatcacgctaagaccatgacattAGTGATGTCGGTGTTGCCGAGGCTAGAATGGAGAGGTTCACTTGGTCACACTTCTAGTAGAGTGATTTTATTTCTGAAGGCTCAACGATGGTTAAGAAGGTATGTTTGCCGTATCTGGCCTTTgtgatgttagtgctgatactcctactattgagtcagttccagtagtgagagattTTCTAGATGTGTTTCTTGTAGACCTATCAAGCATGTCACCCGATTGGGATCTTGATTTGGTTTTGATTTAGtgtcgggcacttagcccatatctattccaccgtatcgtatggcactagcagagttgaaggaattaaacgAACAATTGCAAGAGTAGTTGGATAAGATTTTCATCAGGCttagtgtttcaccttggggtgcacccgtattatttgtgaagaagaaagatggttttatgaggatgtgcattgactacaggcaataGAACAAGGTTACCACCAGTAATAAGTATCGATTGTGgcacattgatgatttatttgatcagtttcagggtgctaaggtgttctcaaagattgacttgagattgggctaccattagttgaagattagggcttcgGACATTCCTAAGACGATACGAGttcttggtaatgtcttttggattgactaatgccccagtagctttcatgcatttgatgaacagtgtgctCTATCCTTATTTGGATTTCtttgttattgtgtttattgataatATCTTGATATATTCTATCAGTAGAtgggagcacgagcaacattttaGGATTGTGCTTCGGATTTTGAGGGAGAacaagttgtatgctaagttctccaagtgtgactTTTTTGTTGgatttagtggcattcttgggccatgtggTGCCTAGTGATAggcaaggtggatccaaagaatatttaggcagttcagagttggccaagACCTTCTACCGCTACTCAGATCAGGAGTTTCCAAGGTTTGGCTGGGtactatcgtcgctttgtggaggagtTCTCATCTATTACACCTACATTGACCAatttgactcagaagggtgctccattcagatggtaagacgagtgtgaggagagctttcataaattcaagactgctttgactacggctccAGTTTTGGTACTGCCTTCAAGATCGGGGTTTTAcattgtctattgtgatgcttcacgggtTGGTCTTGGgtatgtgttgatgcaggacgatagggtgattgcctttGCATCGCATCAATtaaatccccatgagaagaactatcttttCCATGACTTGGAGTTAGCAAATATTATGCAcgtgctcaagatttggaggcattacttatatggccTATATTGTGAGGTgtatacggatcatcggagtctccagcatctgtttaaatagaaagattttaatttgaggaaatagagatggttggagctggaAGGATTATGATATAACTATTCTTTTTCATCTAGTGATGGCTAATGTGTTAGCAGACTCcatgagcagaaaggcagagagtatggggagTTTAGCACTCATTCCAGTTGTTGAGAGGCCTTTAGCGATGGATGTTCAGGAGTTGGCCAATAGgttggtgagattggatattttagagctgAGTAGAGTCCTTGATTGTATTGTTTCACGATCATCCTTATTTAAGCGCATTAAGGATCGCCgatatgatgatccacatttgcttgtccttagggacatagtgcagcgaggtggtgctaaggaggtgaccGTTGGTGATGATGATGTATTGTGACTTCAAGGTCggatatgtgttcctaatgtcgatgtaTTAAGAGAgtttattcttgaggaggctcacagtttgtagtattctattcatccagtgccacgaagatgtatcgtgatttgaagtTGCATTATTGGTGGACaaggataaagaaggacattgttggacATGTTGCACgatgtttgaactgtcagcacgtcaagtatgagcaccagagaccaGGCGGTTTACTTCAGAAGATTGATATACCGGAGTGAAAGTAAGAgcgatcactatggatttcatagtAGGGTTgccacagactttgaggaagtttgatgccattagggttattgtggatcggttgaccaaatcggcGCATTTCAGTCAAGTTATGACTTCCTAAACATCGGAGCAGTTGGTTAGGATCTACATTAGAAAGATTGTTTGCGTGCATGGTGTACCTGTTTCTATCATCTCGAACCGTGGCActcagtttactttgcatttctcAAGGGGTgttcagcatgagttgggcacgcaggttgagttttTGTATTGcatttcatcctcaaacggacgggTAGTTCGAACggactattcagatcttggaggatatgttaagatcttgtgttatagactttggaggccAATAAGATCAGTTTCTACCTTTAGGAGAGTTCGCCTACTACAATAGCTAcaagtccagcatcgagatggctctggATGAGTCCTTATATTAGAGGCAATATCATTTtatggttggttggtttgagctcggggaggctaggttgttgggcatagACTTGGTTCGTGATACTTTGGATAAgatgaagttgattcaggagaggcACTACAACccaatccaggcagaagagttatgttgataggaaggttcgtgatatggcattcatggtgggtgaAAATGTTCTATTTAGAGTTTCGCCTATAaaaggcgtgatgaggtttggggagaaaggcaagttgagccatcggtacattggtccatttgaggtgctggaaagagttggtgaggtggcttatagacttgatttgccacctagcttgtcgggagttcatccggtgtttcatgttttcatgcttcagAAGTACTATGAGAATCAGTCATATGTGTTGCATTTTATTTCAGTGAAATTGGATGGGAATTTGGCTTACGAAGAGGagtcagtggccattttggatataACGATC is drawn from Nicotiana tomentosiformis chromosome 12, ASM39032v3, whole genome shotgun sequence and contains these coding sequences:
- the LOC138902896 gene encoding uncharacterized protein, which translates into the protein MANVLADSMSRKAESMGSLALIPVVERPLAMDVQELANRLVRLDILELSRVLDCIVSRSSLFKRIKDRRYDDPHLLVLRDIVQRGGAKEVTVGDDDVFATKMYRDLKLHYWWTRIKKDIVGHVARCLNCQHVKYEHQRPGGLLQKIDIPE